In the Hermetia illucens chromosome 1, iHerIll2.2.curated.20191125, whole genome shotgun sequence genome, TTTCAACATAATTTGATAGATAATACGCTCAAGAATAACTGTATAAAATATTATGTTGATATCTACTTTTCTATTAGTTTTATAAACATATTTCGAACCGTGCGTCGAACGGTATCCTTGCGCGTTTGACACTAGAACAGCCCCTTATGAACTTGAAAATCTCAatgtacgtgcatatatgtataatttctaaatttttaagATAATCGGTTACTTTTGTGTATTATTTGCAACTTAGCGAATGATTGGTTGATTTCTTCTCTACTAGGcatttttattgtatttattgtaTTATTCTAACTGTCGCTCTGATTTCTTGCAATTTGGCAAACATGTTCAGGAGGTTCATCAAGAATATTAACTATCAGGGATCGTCTTCAATTTGGACACGGTGCAGTACCGTTGAAAATAATCCCACTCAAATTTCAAGAAAAGTTTGcaacaatttgtaatttttgtgGGGGGGGGCATTTTGAGTACGACCTGAAATTTGTTATTTTCCAGAATTacagaactttttttttaacctACGTTTCTGATAATGCATTTAGAAGTTCAAACGATTCCCATGGGTCTTTGATTGAATTTTACCTATCATATTCTTTTCCCCACCAATCAACCAACTTGTGAAAAAATCCCCTGTAATCCGTAGCCGCTTGTTTCCTATATAATCGAcagttatttaatttattttcgctGAAAACCATTATTTCTCTCTGTTATTGAAGACTTCAACTTGTTTCACCCAGCCACGTTGACTCTAATCAGTTTTCGTTGATATGCTTTCTGCCATCTCCTATCTCTTTTTAGCACTAAACTGCGGTTTAGTAAGCACTTGCAAAAAAGACTATTTTCGTTTATATCTTCAGCAATCGAAATCTACTACTTCTTGATTGCTGCACTTTTTCCAGAAatcattttttcaagttttatcaacaattcagcaggatgaagccttatacacctcgatgttcatcctgccgagacaaagagggaaatctgatttccgacagaatgggcatattggatagaagggttaagtattttgatgaactgctcaacaaccaaaatatcgaccagttggaggtcacgccaactgaagacgacggacaaatgctgccaccaccaagcaaagaagaaacagtccgtgcaattgatcggcttaaaaattataagtcgacaggagccaatggaattacagccgaattggttaaatatggaggcgaccaattacaccaagtggtttatcaatgctcaaagtatgggacagcgaatcaatgcctgatgactggcaacgaggcattatctatctcatacataaaaagggggatatcacgcaatgcagcaattatagaggtattacgttgctgagtaccatctataagatattctcctctatcggatagccccatacgcccaggacatcattggcccataccaaagaggcttcactccaggtaaatcagcaacagatcagattttccctctgcggcaaacgatagaaaaactgctggaatatggccataagttgcaccatcttttcatcgactttaaagccgcctaggacagcatagtcagggtaaaactgtacacagccatgagagaattcggtatctcaacgaaattgaaaagactGACGAGGCTAACTCTCACCAATGAACCGGCAGCTGTCCCGGTcctcctccgaaaaatgtataCCTGTATAGTCCCCTGAAGTAATAGTAACGTTCATATCACAGGTACATACTAGACAGCTATCACACTCCCCCTTGTCgcccaaaaaattaaatcagaACCGGTaggcacgatttcaaattgttttgcccttgagcatgatcaagatataacgaaaatcggatcagctgtgtttgacataccgcccggacaaGTTTTTGCCTATGTATAAGTCaatacgtgaaactactttttgctatatgggtgaacACGGCAGTAGTACCAGGATAGCAAAAACTCACCGATCTCTGTCTTACCAATATGATTTGACGAAAATTATGCCttgtccttgtttagcgtctctgatgtgttcAGATAAGCTCTGCAACACATTCGCAAGTCGGGGCATTTTAGAGTGGGTACTGCCTGTTAGATATACTGCGGTTCATATGTTGTTTACCTGAGTTGATCAAAATAACTTTTCATGTTCGGTAAGCAGCAtctaacattttcaaaaaacatATCATAAAATATATGTAAAAAACTTCAAGACCATCTTTTAAAGCACATAGAAGATCTTCCAACGGTAGTCGATATATTGTTGAAAATAcaacaaattttacaaaattttagaATTCCAACTTTTTGTCAGCATTTAGAAAGAATTTTATATGGTGCTAGAATCGCTGATTAACTGTAAGCATTCGAAATTTCTTAAAACTTTTGAAAATATCTACATCTAAAACTTCAAAATCATTTATCTCAAAACTACTTTTTTTGTCATGATGttatagaaagaaaaaaaaagtaatcaaCCGAAATATGTTATTCACAACATGAATGGCTATGTCCGAGGCTAGAATCATTTTTTTATTCTAATAATTTCGTCTCTTTTAATCAAGTAACTggtaaaaaacaatttttacaaCTTCTTTTTCAAAAACGCGTCATTttgtcaattttcaatttcttcttttttttagtcCCAGACTTAACTACACTCATACCgattaatatctttttttttggtttttattttccagataAATAGAAGAGCAAAAATGATTAACATCGTCCAGGTTCTATTTTCCGAGAGGATCAACTTCAGCggcatttttataataaaaaattttttttttgtaatttaaaaaaaaaaaatgtatttaaaatTAATGTAATAATAGGCCTGAAAACTGAAatatggttttttttatttttatgatggaaaaaaatccacAATATACCTAAAATTTTCGAGTTCTCAACCACCGGGACCCCTAGATTCGTGaaactcccgcgcctaaaaacggggcaaattgcaccaactggtcctccaggttggcgattgggtagggttgacaaccctacacggaaaacgacatgttacgaagccacaaaaggagcctcggactggattgactacagAATGACGAACCCGATAacgattttaacagtcaagtaggggcggagcccgGATTCAGGCGACACATTGGCTCCCatggcttacatcaaaatacaaatgataacgaactgcggattattcaattagcagcgtcacacgaaatagttgttggaagtacctggtttgcgcggaaagcgatccacaaacaaacgggGGCCGCTCCAAAcggtaccactttcaaccaaattgatcacgtgttgattgagcgctgtcacttctcagccttgatgaaaagGGTGatgatagggggggggggggggcaatatagactctgatcactattccgttggcatggtgctccgatcttctcgaataacaacaccacccagaatccctctgacaatcaattgagggttaacactgaagccatccacagcacagttcttcgcaacacctacaaggggaaatggatggcgTAATAGCCACAGTCAACAGATATGCTGAAGGTGAATCATCAACAattgatcttcataatcacctgagggacgttatcataaatacggcctcaaacatacttggcccaagcCGCAAAAGGGGTCGGAACggatggtttgacgatgaatgttaaCAAGCAACAAAAGCACGCGGGcaggcgcggagacttatcacggtgagcggagaagcgatttcacagacggaaaaaggaagcctgggagaaccaaaaggtctgtgaactcgtcCCCCCaagtgaagacgacggaaaaatactgccaccaccaagtatagaagaaacagtccgtgcaattcatcggctcaaaaaccataagtcgccaggagccaatggaattacaaccgaattagttaaacatggaggcgaccatcaataccaagtggttcatcaaccatgcttaaggtgtgggatatgaatcaatgcctgacgaccagCAACGAGGGGtggggatatcacgcaatgcagtaGTTTCGAGGTATctcgttgctaagtaccatctaaaggatattctccgctatcttgctaagccgaaTAGCCCCTtatgcctagaacatcattggcccatactaaagaggcttcattccaggcaaatcagcaacagatcagattttctctctgcggtaagccatggaaaaactgtaggaatatggccatcaattgcaccatattttcatcgactttaaagacgcctatgactacatagccagggtaaaacggtacacggccatgagagaattcgttatcccgacgaaattaataagactgactaggctgaccctgaccaatgtacgagcaggatcactctcgagaccattcgatatcaacaacggtctatcatgcgtcctcttcaaacaggccctggagaaagtgattcgcgatgcagacgtaaatgaaAGAAGCATCATCCTCTTCTAGTCAACCCAACTAccagcctacgctgacgatattgacattatgggaagaacaacctgagatgtgcagtctaccttcatccagatcgagcaggcggcgcgagatctcaggctgcacattaatgaatgcaagatgaaatacatggtggcaacgtcagcgccaaaaaccaaagaacgaacaacatcgaatcgcacttatcaaacgaaaataataaaaataggaggctacaactttgagaccgttcaaaatttctgtctagggtcgaaaaccacaaccaatCCGAGCACGGtcgttggctgtcaacagagcctatttcagcttacagaaattgtttcgctcgaaacgtctcaccttatggtcaaagctcttactatacaagacaatgatcttgccagtcctcatatattcctcggaaacctgggttcttagcaaaaaaatttcgaactcttggccgggttcgagtgaagaatcctccgaagaattgttggtcccctatatgaggatggacgattccgtagcctacataacgacgaaatctatgagtgataccatgaccgtccggttgtggataaaatccgactcaataggttacggtgggcgggtcacttaatccgtatggatgagaatgatccagcccggaaagtctacaagggtagaaaaagaagacgaaacagaccatgcctgagatggagcgatggcgtaggacgtcagacagcttttagcgatatcgaattggtggaccttggtggACCGGGGTGTctacagttccttattaaggcaggcctagaccggataccggttgttacaccGTTAGTGATGATGAAAAGATTCCATAATGTTCAGTTTATATCGttagaattctcgctcgagttgcaTGCGAAGCGAATCCgaatttcggtagcagtaaaattcCGGAATtaacaggttgctagcccatacatgtctatcccttttagtcgccttttacgacaagcagagaacactttgagtgtattctcaaGCCCTAACTCACAGTGCTACCTAcgcgaaatttaattttctctaATTACTTGTTATGTTACACCGGAAAACCTGCATTAATTACTTAGGAAAATGTATTGTAGTACGATCATTCTACACCTTTTGGGGatcgttttattattttatgacTTCTTGAAAAATAGGGGGTGTTGCCATTTTCTATGGGCACTATGTTTTAAACGTTTTTAAAAACATCTTACATGTTTTACATACTTACTCGATTTCGCACTTAGCAAGCATATTAGCCCAGCAAAACATGCTCCTTGAGAGAAACCAAGTAGCCCTTGGAAAGGTCCTTCTTCACGCCACACTTTTTCGACATGTTTCAAGCTCTCCTCAAAGCCATAGGCTGGTCCATCTTGATTCGTACCCTTGAAGGTTCCGTCACTTTTATTGAACCACCAGCTGCGCTGACCCTCACCGTCATCGTCACCGCCTTCCTGAGATCCTCCTTCGGGTTCGTTCAGAGGGGGTGCTTTATGGGGCGCTGTAGTATACACAAAGTCGGCGTATTTTTTCACGCATTTACGAAATGAACCCGTTTTCGAATTAAAGGTTTTAGCATTCTGCCGATAACCGTGAAGACATAATACACTCAACTTTTTCATTTCTCCGTTTTGCGCTCCATTTGAACTGGTACTGCTGCTGCAAGAAGGTTGGCTGTTGTCCATGTTTCTAGAATTCTTTGTAGTCAATCACTGAGTCAATTTACTAATCTAATAAGGAAAGATCCACATGCCGGGAACATATGACTGACGTTTGAAAGAGTCAACTCCACTTCATTTGACAGAAAAAGGTTACATTTCTTATCTCAAATGAAATTACTTCCCAGCACACCATTCTTGTAAGAAAGCTGCCAAGAGATCTTTTAGTGGTTGACATTCGGCTTCCTGCAGCTACTTCGGCAGTTTCGGCGAATTTTCGATTAGCAAAGTACTTATCGCGTGGAAAGTGTTATTGCCGGACGTGATTAAAACTCCAAATTTGTGGGCGACATAAACAAGAGGGAATACAATGTAAGTTTCAACTTCTTACGTATAAAATTGCATAATATACCGGTGTTTTCGCGGGTGCAAAATACGCGATGAAAATAAATATGGCTCCCTTGGGGCAGATTTGATTGCATTATCAGAGCCAGGCGTCATCAAAGTGTGGAAAACAGGCAATATGATATCCCGCGTTCGCCTTGTATAATGCCAATAGATAAGTTGATACTTAttgcatcattttatttttaaaaaggcTTGGAATTGACAACGTTCGTGACTTTTCAAGCTTCCATTCCTTACACAGTTTTCATCACACTAATCGAAGGTCCTATACGTCCTCTTGATTGCAATGAATGAGTGACAGCGTAGGAATAagaattgtatgaattattcGTTGAGGAATATTCCACTAAATTCGAACCTTCGGTGGATGGTTTTGGTTATGCGTTTCAATGTTCTCCGGGGTCTTCCGAGGTGTTTCCAGTTTGCATCTATTTCACGCCATATTGTTCTGGAGGAATTTCCATTTCGAGTTCTTTCGAAAAGGGATTCCATGTCGTACCATTCTTAGTAGCAGGTTGGTCACCTCTTTATTTATTGACATTTTTACTTTTGCATCAAAAGGCTTGATATATATAGTCTTCATTCAAAACTATGTTAGATCCAATTGCTTCAGTGAACAACGAAAATTGACATAAATTTGAAGTTTTTGAATGACAGCATAaatcacttgaggtgatttctTCCCCCGAGAAATATTATCGCTAATGTTGATGATCACCCTAACCATATCTTAGTCAGTATTGAATAGGACATCTGTGCGCCTAATAATAGTTTTACGCTAATcgagaacaagtcggaaaatcggAAGCTTACTTCCTGGCCGTATTCTTTGGGTAGGGTTGATCTATCTGTCTACAACACTGAGCCATTGGATTACGAACTAAACAtctcgtcagagagctagtctgcaatcgtttgacacattacttcgggcagcCTTCGAGTCAGGAAACTTAACTACTAAGGGGACGGAAGAGGCGGAGAATAAAAACCCGAACCTAATGCGCAACATGACTCCATTGACAAGCAATCcttagcatctctctgacatgCTCTCCGGAGAGAGCTCTACTGTATCTGCAAAGAGCTTCTGACGAATCCTATCccgccttccacaagaaaaacagGCCATCTCATTGCAGAACAGTCAGGGTATCATGTCTTCCCATACTTGTGCCGATAACACTGATAATCTCTATCTATACCTGGCGAGAAATTCGGTTAGAAAATAATCTCACCATGCCTCTTGACTTGTTTTGGCAAGCAACCATCTCCCTTGGGCTTGTGAATGGTTTTATGTTCCTTAGAAGATTGGGCAACGGGGATTACCTTTGCAGTCGTCATAACGGCTGGCTCTGGGGGCGATTACGATACACTTACTAGCCAAGAATATCATCTTCGCGCCAAAGAGCACTCATAAGAAGACAGCTCCATAAGTGACTTAAGGGGGCAAATCACATTAGAAGACTTTTTTCAggaacttttttgaattttttttagtgggaagaattcgtatttcaaacaaatttggaTATTATATTAGTCAAATTCctccaaattaaaattgaagGTTGTAACTGGAGCTCTCCAACTGCGTGACGTGTAgcaactccaatttttatctgaaaccaaaaagtttttaattttgcCTCACCAACTTATTTTCTGTGAATATGaatatagggctgacaaccctacatggaaaaccaaagttacgaagccacggaaggagcctcggacaggatggatttcaaaacgacgaaaccggcaacgacaacggaatagcaatgctgctgagcagctagccgataccctgttccaatataagacatgtaacagcgttgtaagagatgcgctggacagggaccggtttcctggagaagagcctctCTACCAtttattacagtggccatccagttaaccatgtgctcggagtagattccttagtcagctaaaaatgaaatctgctgttatcggctttgaaaatataagcctcataaacattcacgcccctacagaggagaggcaattgagcgaaccctcgaagtctgtcccagatatgatatcgaaatcatacttggggattttaataccCAAATGGGGTCGAGCctgtatttaggcgatacgttgggccccatagtttacatcaaaatataaatgataacggattattcaattagcaatgtcatacgaaatggttattggaagtacctggtttgtgcggaaagcggttcataaACATACGTTGgtctctccaggcgggaccactttcaaccaaattgaccacgtgttgatcgaacgccgccacctctcagccttaatgaatgtcagagcatatagggggaacaatatagacttggatcactatctcgttggcatggtgctccgaactcgaataacaacacccagaatcccctctgaagtcattcacaacacagccctccgcgacacctataagagggaaatggatgccgcaataaccgcagctatcagatttcctagagatgaagcatcaacaaatgatctttccattcacctggagaacgttatcattgatacggtcacaaagatacttggccccagccgcaagaaaagtcagaacggttggtttgacgatgaatgtaagccagtaacggaacggaagaatgccgcataccgagtaatgttgcattctcaaagaacgtgggcacgcgcagagacttatcacgaacttcatcGAGcgtagaagcgacttcacagacggaaaaagaaagcctaggagagctaacaagtctgtgaactagaaaagtacagggagcaatcgcaccaggcgcgcaaattttaccaacaagtcagcaggatgaaaccttatatacttcgatgctcatcctgccgagacaaagagggaaatctgatttccgacagaatgggcatattggagcgatgggtttgatgagctactgaacaatcagaacatcggcgagttggaagtcccgtcaactgaagacgacggacaaatactgccgccaCCTAATATAGTAGAaatagtccatgcaattcatcggtttaaaaatcttaagtcgccaggagccgatggaattacagccgagttagttaaatatggaggcgaccagttacaccaagtggttcattaacttgtgctcaaggtatgggacagcattatctgtctcatacataaaaaggatatctcccagcaattatagaggtatcacgttgctaagtactatctataaaatattctcctctatcttgctaggccggatagccccaggCGCCCatagcatcattggcccataccaaagaggcaacagataagattttctctacgcggcaagcggtggaaaaactgttgggttACGgctatctgttcatcgacttgaCGGCCGCCCATGATACCatatccagggtaaaactgtacaaggtcGCGACAGAATTCGGTACCCTGACGAAATGAAGACtgagactgaccctgaccaatatgcgaggccagataaaagcagaaagatcactctcgagaccatttctAATTGAGTTCTTTCATATTCTGTAAATTCTGTGCTCCCCCCTTtagcatatatggggagcccccctcaaaGCCAACAAAAAAATGATGTcatacagaccacatattctcactaaATTCCATGACGATAGCTCCAGCCGTTTCGAAGTAAACCTCGTATAACAGACGTTGGATCGatattgataaggttttgtttcaaataCACACGTAAAATTCAAATCCTTTGATTCTCTTTTTACAGTACGCTCGGTAACGTTAAGATTGGCGACTTCCGTCTTTGTCTTATAAACAAAcgtgctccccatacatgcagaaggagggtgtaaattttttttttcacagaatatggctatgtggggtatcataatgaaagggctcaatctgaacttttcgaaactgaccccAGATTTGACATCGAGTGAAATGTagagggagtgagggctcaaaatatgacctccaaaaagggttctcagaacctatccaaccgaaaaatttgaaaaaaatcacagcgatttatctaaacgaaatctagacctcaaaatacaaccCGTTTCGATacttgcacaaataaaattaataacagtgtATTAGCatagtttagaaatttagccgggaaccccccttaaatgcaTGCTAGAAGTTGGCAGTGGCATAAGGCATaactctggaaagtttgaaggaaatccaactattattaacaaaattatagactgtgaaactttcacattttatttgaattcctgcattctaaaacgtgtatgatgtcatcataacatatcaatttgtgAATACCATACAAAGTGAGCTTACATGAATGGAGGGTGGCAGGGaagcatttcgttttagttttttaatcatttatatatcaatatcaactgCTCGTAAATGTATGTATTtgttaatgaagctttgg is a window encoding:
- the LOC119646659 gene encoding esterase AAEL000016; translated protein: MDNSQPSCSSSTSSNGAQNGEMKKLSVLCLHGYRQNAKTFNSKTGSFRKCVKKYADFVYTTAPHKAPPLNEPEGGSQEGGDDDGEGQRSWWFNKSDGTFKGTNQDGPAYGFEESLKHVEKVWREEGPFQGLLGFSQGACFAGLICLLSAKSMTSIKPQFVILAAGFKSGSLSHKNIYEETPTIPSLHIFGESDNIIPGPMSEALAQHFSDPLILTHPGGHFLPASAPQKEVYVNFFQDQLEEYLENETLKEAEENEASEVQSK